A single window of Streptomyces sudanensis DNA harbors:
- a CDS encoding MFS transporter, whose amino-acid sequence MTDGPHRGSVVGRGFRLFWFGETVNLLGNGIAVVVLPLVAVLTLHAGTLVVGLLTSVAYLPWLILGLPAGAWVDRLPRRPVMLVCNAVSFVAFASVPAAAWAGALTIPHLLLTAFVGGCADVFFTTAQRAYVPTLLSDAELLAGNARLQGSESTAEVVGPGLAGLLVQAFGAATGLLANALSFLVSWLCLRTIRTTEPPPPAVRRRRLRTEVGDGLRFLFRDPVLRTLAVFSAVSNIALTGLSSIEVAFLVRTVGVGEAVAGAVLTLCGLGGILGVLLSNRVSHRFGTARAVLICQVGAAPFTLLFPLTGPGAGLAFFVVGGVGAGAGVVAANVITDTFRQRYCPPDLIGRISASAAVTSFGAIAVGGLLGGVLGEMSGVRETLWTMSGLQVLATGILLFSPIRKMRDFPEGERATSRIGEGKVMA is encoded by the coding sequence ATGACCGACGGGCCGCACCGGGGCTCGGTGGTCGGGCGCGGATTCCGGTTGTTCTGGTTCGGGGAGACGGTGAACCTCCTCGGCAACGGGATCGCGGTGGTGGTGCTGCCCCTGGTCGCCGTCCTCACCCTGCACGCGGGCACCCTCGTCGTCGGACTGCTGACATCGGTCGCCTACCTGCCCTGGCTGATCCTCGGCCTGCCCGCGGGCGCGTGGGTGGACCGCCTGCCGCGCCGCCCGGTGATGCTGGTCTGCAACGCCGTCTCCTTCGTCGCCTTCGCCAGCGTCCCGGCCGCGGCCTGGGCGGGCGCACTCACCATTCCCCACCTGCTCCTGACCGCCTTCGTCGGCGGTTGCGCCGACGTCTTCTTCACCACCGCGCAACGTGCGTACGTGCCGACGCTGCTCTCCGACGCGGAGTTGCTGGCCGGCAACGCGCGGCTGCAGGGCAGCGAGTCGACGGCCGAGGTCGTCGGCCCCGGTCTGGCCGGACTGCTGGTGCAGGCCTTCGGCGCCGCCACCGGACTGCTGGCCAACGCGCTGAGCTTCCTGGTGTCCTGGCTCTGCCTGCGGACGATCCGGACCACGGAGCCGCCGCCCCCGGCGGTCCGGCGGCGCCGGTTGCGCACCGAGGTCGGTGACGGCCTGAGATTCCTGTTCCGGGACCCCGTCCTGCGCACACTCGCGGTTTTCAGCGCGGTCTCCAACATCGCGCTGACCGGACTGAGCTCGATCGAAGTGGCGTTCCTGGTCCGGACGGTCGGCGTCGGCGAGGCCGTGGCCGGCGCGGTGCTGACGCTGTGCGGTCTCGGCGGGATCCTCGGAGTACTGCTGTCCAACCGGGTGTCCCACCGGTTCGGCACCGCCCGGGCCGTGCTGATCTGCCAGGTGGGCGCCGCGCCCTTCACGTTGCTCTTCCCGCTGACCGGTCCGGGTGCCGGCCTCGCGTTCTTCGTCGTCGGCGGTGTCGGAGCCGGCGCGGGCGTGGTCGCGGCGAACGTCATCACCGACACCTTCCGCCAGCGGTACTGCCCGCCGGACCTGATCGGGCGGATCAGTGCGAGCGCGGCCGTGACCAGCTTCGGTGCCATCGCCGTCGGCGGACTGCTCGGCGGCGTGCTCGGCGAGATGTCCGGCGTCCGGGAAACCCTGTGGACGATGAGCGGGCTGCAGGTACTGGCGACAGGAATTCTGCTGTTCAGCCCGATCCGGAAAATGCGCGATTTCCCGGAAGGTGAACGCGCGACTTCCCGGATCGGGGAGGGAAAAGTCATGGCCTAA
- a CDS encoding helix-turn-helix transcriptional regulator: protein MLTLWGLEPMEEAVYRETCASPAPGTETIADRLAVAPDLVRARLDRLLELGLVRPSYEVPGGFAAVDPVLSLQQSLAGQHEELLRRQRRLAETHAEVVRLLVSGPSGRAEQVERLRGRDEVQCRMDRLVGEATREVLTFRPGGAQSAPELAASRRNDAALLSRSVSIRTVGTDTRSYDAATTAYVRWLTGNGGQFRGSETPLPRMVLVDGSVALVPADPQDTAAGALCVTDPGLVAPMVTLFEQTWSSAAPLDAERPTAGDTPSGRELALLRLVAEGCTDAAAAGRLHVSHRTARRMMAALMERLGARSRFEAGVKAARLGWL from the coding sequence ATGCTCACCCTGTGGGGACTGGAACCGATGGAGGAAGCGGTGTACCGGGAGACGTGCGCGTCACCCGCGCCGGGCACCGAGACGATCGCCGACCGGCTGGCCGTCGCACCGGACCTGGTGCGCGCCCGCCTCGACCGGCTGCTCGAACTCGGCCTGGTACGACCCTCCTACGAGGTGCCGGGCGGGTTCGCCGCGGTGGACCCGGTCCTGAGCCTGCAGCAGTCGCTGGCGGGCCAGCACGAGGAGTTGCTGCGACGGCAGCGGCGGCTCGCCGAGACCCACGCCGAGGTCGTCCGCCTGCTCGTGTCCGGTCCGTCGGGCAGGGCCGAACAGGTGGAGCGGCTCCGGGGGAGGGACGAGGTGCAGTGCCGGATGGACCGCCTGGTGGGGGAGGCGACCCGCGAGGTGCTGACGTTCCGGCCAGGCGGCGCGCAGTCGGCACCGGAACTCGCGGCGTCGCGCCGGAACGACGCGGCGCTGCTGAGCCGCTCGGTGTCGATCCGGACCGTCGGCACGGACACCCGCTCCTACGACGCCGCGACGACGGCGTACGTGCGCTGGCTGACCGGCAACGGCGGCCAGTTCCGCGGCTCCGAAACCCCGCTGCCGAGAATGGTCCTGGTCGACGGCTCGGTCGCGCTGGTACCCGCCGACCCGCAGGACACGGCGGCGGGCGCGCTCTGCGTGACCGATCCCGGTCTCGTCGCCCCCATGGTCACCCTGTTCGAACAAACCTGGTCGTCGGCCGCACCACTGGACGCCGAGCGGCCCACTGCGGGCGACACCCCGAGCGGCAGGGAACTGGCGCTGCTCAGGCTGGTCGCCGAGGGGTGCACCGATGCCGCCGCCGCCGGCCGGCTGCACGTCTCGCACCGGACCGCCCGCCGCATGATGGCGGCGCTGATGGAGCGCCTCGGCGCTCGCAGCCGCTTCGAGGCCGGGGTCAAAGCCGCCCGGCTCGGCTGGCTCTGA
- a CDS encoding aspartyl/asparaginyl beta-hydroxylase domain-containing protein: MRDLPAAVMLRDDLDVDRLTADVAELSGSEFWALQRSFEDGAVGEETDVDWKVLPLRAPGGDVRRTDPGGPGLDRFEDTPLMAKAPYLARVLAELGAELRSVRLMALAPGVSVAEHADTPIGLPYGYVRLHIPLVTNPGAVLVTDGAEQRWQPGTLWYADFNRPHSVRNTGDRTRIHLVADCTVDDRLLALFPEGFRARLPVSDIAYHRPVLPLTPPELAEFGCRFAVPFSFMEWGEQVVDDRETDLDAEVAAEDGELVLRAEGRAPVGLLHLGAGEFRLLGWSEERLLRLDLFGDDPRVEFSTRCGRRRQVVVRPARRPAAA; encoded by the coding sequence TTGAGGGATCTTCCGGCCGCGGTGATGTTGCGGGACGACCTGGATGTCGACCGGCTGACCGCGGACGTCGCGGAACTCAGCGGTTCCGAATTCTGGGCGCTGCAGCGGTCCTTCGAGGACGGCGCCGTCGGGGAGGAGACCGATGTGGACTGGAAGGTCCTTCCGCTGCGCGCGCCGGGCGGGGACGTCCGGCGAACCGACCCCGGAGGTCCAGGACTCGACCGGTTCGAGGACACCCCCCTGATGGCGAAGGCGCCCTACCTCGCCCGGGTCCTTGCCGAGCTGGGTGCCGAACTGCGCAGCGTCCGCCTGATGGCCCTGGCGCCCGGGGTGTCCGTCGCGGAGCACGCGGACACCCCGATCGGACTCCCCTACGGCTACGTGCGGCTGCACATCCCGCTGGTCACCAACCCCGGCGCGGTGCTGGTGACGGACGGGGCCGAGCAGCGCTGGCAGCCGGGAACGCTCTGGTACGCCGACTTCAACCGCCCGCACTCCGTACGCAACACCGGCGACCGGACCAGGATCCACCTGGTCGCGGACTGCACGGTCGACGACAGGCTGCTGGCCCTGTTCCCGGAGGGTTTCCGGGCGCGGCTGCCGGTCAGCGACATCGCCTACCACCGGCCCGTCCTGCCGCTGACCCCGCCCGAACTCGCCGAGTTCGGCTGCCGCTTCGCCGTCCCGTTCTCCTTCATGGAGTGGGGAGAGCAGGTGGTCGACGACCGGGAGACCGACCTCGACGCCGAAGTGGCCGCCGAGGACGGCGAGCTCGTCCTGCGCGCCGAGGGACGTGCGCCGGTGGGACTGCTGCACCTGGGCGCCGGCGAGTTCCGGTTGCTCGGCTGGAGCGAGGAGCGACTGCTCCGCCTCGACCTCTTCGGCGACGACCCGCGGGTGGAGTTCTCCACCCGGTGCGGACGCCGGCGCCAGGTGGTCGTCCGCCCGGCCCGCCGGCCCGCCGCGGCCTGA
- a CDS encoding non-ribosomal peptide synthetase — MYPVSYAQRRLWFLNRVNGLSAVYNCPLVIRMEGELDRTALAAALADLADRHQVLRTVYPAIDGEPVQRVLDRRPELDLVTCEGKSGLAGALASTVDRGFELTTDLPIRATLFAPAPREHVLALVIHHIACDEWSWRPLLGDLAAAYRARAAGRAPRWEPLPVSYPDYAAWQRELLGDPDDPASLLATQLSFWRETLAGLPAELDLPFDHPRPAVADHRGDWVPLKLDGDLHRHLLAVATDHGCTTFMVLQAGLAVLLSRLGAGTDIPIGTAVAGRPDEALEGLVGFFVNTVVLRTDVSGDPTFSELLHRLRDADLAAYDHQDVPFERLVEDLNPERSLARHPLFQVMLTLSRSEEATLSLPGLACTEEHPDWKVAKFDLSADFRENYTPDGNAAGIDGALEYATSLFDRATADRIADALPRLLRQLLSAPQRPVGEADPLSAEHRHQVLVAWNDTARPVPQATVPELFEAQAARTPRATAVVCGSTRLTFAELDDRANLLAHRLRAEGAATERLVGLALPRSADSVVAMLAVLKTGAAYLHVDLEYPPDRIGHMLRDAAPVAVVTDTATAAAHAFGELPAVLVDRIEEPTGPVAALNHRIPPASAAYVIYTSGSTGRPKGVLTPHSALSNLYAFHREGLIARAEATAGRRLRSAVTASLSFDTSWEALFWMLAGHELHVIRDDVRRDAAALTAYVAAAGIDVLDVTPTYAEHLLDAGLLSGPHAPLVLLLGGEAAGRTLWTRVREASGTICHNLYGPTECTLDALWWDAADSPHPLIGTPIGNTRVFVLDERLRPVAPGVPGELYVTGPGVARGYVNRPAATAERFVACPFVPHGETGSRMYRTGDLVRWDHRGRLDYLGRTDDQVKVRGFRVEPGEVEAALARCPGVAQAAVAVHGAAGGDRRLVGYVQPAAGRTPDARDLRRRLAATLPDHMVPSFFQVVERLPMTPNGKLDRDALPPPDLAHRPASRGPRGPHEEVLCGLFAEVLGLSRVGAEENFFELGGHSLLATRLLARVRAVLGGELTILDLFQAPTAADLADRLAAGARHDPLSPLLPLRTGTDRPAVFCVYPAAGISWVYSGLLGHIDAEYPVYGLQARGLTDAAAAGRSWRETVEYHVEQIRSVQPEGPYRLVGWSFGAVLAHLMATDLQAGGARVDLLALLDGYPPDSVPGHRPLADGSPEAFTELLDSLGYDLSARGEGPLRYDDYERTVRRPGSALERLTRPEAAALARVFVDNDRIYGELRPRTYRGDVVFFSATAGKSQDSPAPEAWRDHVTGRIEVHEIACAHGEITRTEPIARIGAVLAGELARLDGPRPTAGER; from the coding sequence GTGTACCCCGTGTCCTACGCCCAGCGGAGGCTGTGGTTCCTGAATCGTGTGAACGGCCTGTCCGCGGTCTACAACTGCCCGCTCGTGATCCGGATGGAAGGCGAACTGGACCGCACCGCCCTGGCGGCGGCGCTCGCCGACCTGGCGGACCGGCACCAGGTGCTGCGCACGGTGTACCCGGCGATCGACGGCGAACCCGTACAGCGGGTCCTCGACCGGCGGCCCGAACTCGACCTGGTGACGTGCGAGGGGAAGAGCGGGCTCGCCGGCGCACTCGCCTCCACCGTCGACCGCGGCTTCGAGCTGACGACGGATCTCCCGATCCGCGCGACGCTGTTCGCGCCGGCGCCGCGGGAGCACGTGCTGGCGCTGGTGATCCACCACATCGCCTGCGACGAGTGGTCCTGGCGGCCGCTGCTCGGCGACCTGGCCGCGGCCTACCGCGCCAGGGCCGCGGGGCGGGCCCCGCGGTGGGAACCGCTGCCGGTGAGCTACCCGGACTACGCGGCGTGGCAGCGGGAACTGCTGGGCGACCCGGACGATCCGGCGAGCCTGCTCGCGACACAGCTGTCCTTCTGGCGGGAGACGCTGGCCGGACTGCCGGCCGAGCTGGACCTGCCGTTCGACCACCCGCGCCCCGCGGTGGCCGACCACCGCGGCGACTGGGTGCCGCTGAAGCTCGACGGCGACCTGCACCGCCACCTGCTCGCGGTCGCCACCGACCACGGGTGCACCACGTTCATGGTCCTGCAAGCCGGCCTCGCGGTCCTGCTGTCCCGGCTGGGGGCGGGCACGGACATCCCGATCGGCACCGCGGTGGCGGGGCGTCCGGACGAGGCGCTGGAGGGCCTGGTGGGCTTCTTCGTGAACACCGTGGTGCTGCGCACCGACGTGTCCGGCGATCCGACCTTCAGCGAGCTGCTGCACCGCCTGCGGGACGCGGACCTCGCCGCCTACGACCACCAGGACGTCCCCTTCGAGCGGCTGGTCGAGGACCTCAACCCGGAGCGGTCACTGGCACGGCACCCGCTCTTCCAGGTCATGCTGACCCTGTCCCGGTCGGAGGAGGCGACGCTCTCGCTGCCGGGCCTGGCGTGCACCGAGGAGCACCCGGACTGGAAGGTCGCGAAATTCGACCTGTCCGCGGACTTCCGGGAGAACTACACGCCGGACGGGAACGCCGCGGGCATCGACGGCGCCCTCGAGTACGCCACCAGCCTGTTCGACCGGGCCACCGCCGACCGCATCGCCGACGCCCTGCCCCGGTTGCTCCGGCAACTCCTGTCGGCACCCCAGCGCCCCGTCGGTGAAGCCGACCCGCTGTCCGCCGAACACCGCCACCAGGTCCTCGTCGCGTGGAACGACACCGCCCGGCCCGTGCCGCAGGCCACCGTGCCGGAGCTGTTCGAGGCGCAGGCCGCGCGGACACCCCGGGCGACCGCGGTGGTGTGCGGGAGCACCAGACTCACCTTCGCCGAACTCGACGACCGCGCCAACCTCCTCGCGCACCGTCTGCGTGCGGAAGGGGCCGCGACGGAGCGGCTGGTCGGGCTGGCCCTGCCCCGGTCGGCGGACTCCGTGGTGGCGATGCTGGCGGTGCTCAAGACCGGCGCGGCCTACCTGCACGTCGACCTCGAGTACCCGCCGGACCGGATCGGGCACATGCTGCGGGACGCCGCACCGGTCGCCGTCGTCACGGACACCGCGACCGCGGCCGCGCACGCGTTCGGCGAGCTGCCCGCGGTGCTCGTCGACCGGATCGAGGAGCCCACCGGCCCCGTGGCCGCCCTGAACCACCGCATACCGCCGGCGAGCGCGGCGTACGTCATCTACACGTCCGGATCCACCGGCCGCCCCAAGGGAGTGCTGACTCCGCACTCCGCGCTGAGCAACCTGTACGCCTTCCACCGCGAGGGCCTGATCGCGCGCGCCGAGGCCACCGCAGGCCGGCGGCTGAGGTCCGCCGTCACCGCCTCCCTCTCGTTCGACACGTCGTGGGAGGCACTGTTCTGGATGCTGGCCGGACACGAACTCCACGTGATCCGCGACGACGTCCGGCGCGACGCCGCCGCGTTGACCGCGTACGTCGCGGCCGCCGGGATCGACGTCCTGGACGTCACCCCCACCTACGCGGAGCACCTGCTCGACGCGGGCCTGCTGTCCGGACCGCACGCGCCGCTGGTGCTGCTGCTCGGCGGGGAAGCCGCCGGGCGGACCCTGTGGACCCGCGTCCGGGAGGCGTCCGGCACGATCTGCCACAACCTCTACGGCCCCACGGAGTGCACTCTGGACGCGCTGTGGTGGGACGCCGCGGACAGCCCGCACCCGCTGATCGGCACACCGATCGGGAACACCAGGGTCTTCGTGCTGGACGAGCGGCTGCGCCCCGTCGCGCCCGGCGTCCCGGGCGAGCTGTACGTGACCGGCCCCGGCGTGGCCCGCGGCTACGTGAACCGTCCGGCCGCGACCGCCGAACGGTTCGTCGCCTGCCCCTTCGTCCCGCACGGCGAGACGGGGAGCCGCATGTACCGCACCGGCGACCTGGTCCGGTGGGATCACCGGGGCAGACTGGACTACCTGGGCCGCACCGACGACCAGGTCAAGGTGCGGGGCTTCCGGGTCGAACCCGGCGAGGTGGAGGCCGCGCTGGCCCGGTGCCCGGGGGTGGCGCAGGCCGCCGTGGCCGTGCACGGGGCCGCCGGGGGCGACAGACGGCTGGTGGGGTACGTGCAACCCGCGGCGGGCCGGACGCCCGACGCGCGGGACCTGCGCAGACGGCTGGCCGCGACCCTGCCCGACCACATGGTCCCGTCGTTCTTCCAGGTGGTGGAACGGCTGCCGATGACGCCCAACGGGAAACTCGACCGGGACGCGCTGCCGCCCCCGGACCTCGCGCACCGTCCGGCGTCGCGCGGCCCGCGCGGGCCCCACGAGGAGGTCCTCTGCGGGCTGTTCGCGGAGGTGCTGGGGCTGAGCCGGGTCGGCGCCGAGGAGAACTTCTTCGAACTGGGCGGCCACTCCCTGCTCGCCACCCGGCTGCTCGCCCGGGTACGGGCGGTGCTGGGCGGGGAACTCACCATCCTGGACCTGTTCCAGGCACCCACCGCGGCCGACCTGGCGGACCGGCTGGCCGCCGGCGCGCGGCACGATCCGCTCTCGCCTCTGCTCCCGCTGCGGACGGGAACGGATCGGCCCGCCGTCTTCTGCGTGTATCCGGCCGCCGGGATCAGCTGGGTCTACTCGGGCCTCCTCGGCCACATCGACGCCGAGTACCCCGTGTACGGCCTGCAGGCGAGGGGCCTCACCGACGCGGCGGCGGCCGGCCGGTCCTGGCGGGAGACGGTCGAGTACCACGTGGAGCAGATCAGGTCCGTCCAGCCCGAAGGGCCCTACCGGCTGGTCGGATGGTCCTTCGGCGCCGTGCTCGCCCACCTGATGGCCACCGACCTGCAGGCCGGGGGAGCCCGGGTCGACCTGCTCGCCCTGCTCGACGGCTACCCGCCCGACTCGGTACCCGGCCACCGGCCCCTCGCCGACGGCAGCCCGGAGGCATTCACCGAGCTCCTGGACTCCCTGGGGTACGACCTCTCCGCACGCGGCGAGGGGCCGCTGCGCTACGACGACTACGAGCGGACGGTCCGCCGGCCGGGCAGCGCGCTCGAACGGCTGACGCGGCCGGAGGCCGCCGCCCTGGCCCGGGTGTTCGTGGACAACGACCGGATCTACGGGGAGCTGAGGCCCCGGACGTACCGGGGGGACGTGGTGTTCTTCTCCGCCACGGCGGGGAAGTCGCAGGACTCGCCCGCGCCGGAAGCCTGGCGCGACCACGTGACCGGACGGATCGAGGTGCACGAGATCGCCTGCGCCCACGGTGAGATCACCCGGACGGAGCCGATCGCGCGGATCGGCGCCGTCCTCGCCGGAGAACTCGCCCGGCTGGACGGCCCGCGGCCCACGGCGGGAGAGCGATGA
- a CDS encoding MbtH family protein: MNNPFDDENGSYLVLVNAERQHSLWPADIDVPAGWSTVFGPATRTACLDHVEENWTDMRPASLAAMMDGA; encoded by the coding sequence GTGAACAATCCGTTCGACGACGAAAACGGCTCCTACCTCGTGCTGGTCAACGCGGAGCGACAGCACTCCCTGTGGCCCGCGGACATCGACGTGCCCGCCGGATGGTCCACCGTGTTCGGCCCGGCAACGCGGACCGCGTGTCTGGACCACGTCGAGGAGAACTGGACGGACATGCGGCCCGCCAGCCTGGCGGCCATGATGGACGGGGCCTGA